One window from the genome of Gimesia aquarii encodes:
- a CDS encoding DUF1501 domain-containing protein produces the protein MHCGQFRQQFTRRDMLKQCANGFGAAALTALLQDQAFSGEATGKTHFPPKAKNVIFLYMDGGPSQVDTFDPKPLLTKYNGKSPSDFFKVEATQFDNVGKVLESPWKFKPYGESGNPVSDLFPNIGECVDDLAVIRSVVSQFPEHTFANYFLHTGSGLQGRPSMGAWVNYGLGSECQNLPGFVVINGGLIPPGGLDCFNSGFLPASFQGSVFKPGGSGIANVKRQEKLVQTQQQKLKLMQQLDRFKQLQSGVHDEIESAISNYELAYKMQLAIPDLMSFTSESQSTLDLYGFNAKYKPTQIYAAECLLARRLIERGVRFVELTCTSVNSDRWDQHSNLKRNHENNARAVDQPIAALLKDLKQRGLLESTLVIWGGEFGRTPFAQGKNGRDHNPFGFTMWMAGGGVKGGVTYGSTDEWGYKVVENRVEIHDIHATMLHLLGLDHTKSTFRFGGRDMRLTDVHGHVIHDVIS, from the coding sequence ATGCACTGCGGTCAATTCCGACAACAATTTACGCGGCGTGACATGCTGAAACAATGCGCCAACGGTTTTGGTGCAGCTGCATTGACTGCACTCTTGCAAGACCAGGCGTTTTCGGGAGAAGCAACAGGTAAAACGCATTTTCCCCCCAAAGCGAAAAATGTGATCTTCTTATATATGGACGGAGGACCTTCGCAAGTCGATACATTTGACCCCAAACCATTACTGACCAAATATAATGGCAAAAGTCCCAGCGACTTTTTTAAGGTCGAAGCAACACAATTCGATAATGTGGGTAAGGTTCTTGAAAGTCCCTGGAAATTTAAACCATACGGTGAAAGCGGTAATCCAGTCAGCGATCTCTTCCCAAATATCGGTGAGTGTGTCGACGACCTCGCTGTGATTCGTTCTGTGGTTTCGCAATTCCCTGAACACACTTTTGCTAACTACTTTCTCCATACAGGTAGTGGCTTACAAGGACGTCCCAGTATGGGTGCGTGGGTCAACTATGGTTTAGGCAGTGAATGTCAGAACTTACCTGGCTTTGTTGTCATTAACGGTGGCCTCATTCCGCCGGGTGGACTGGACTGCTTTAATAGTGGTTTCCTACCTGCCAGCTTTCAGGGATCCGTATTCAAGCCAGGTGGCAGTGGTATCGCCAATGTAAAACGGCAGGAAAAACTGGTCCAAACCCAACAACAAAAACTGAAACTTATGCAGCAACTCGACAGATTTAAACAACTGCAATCCGGTGTGCATGATGAAATAGAATCAGCCATCTCTAACTATGAACTTGCCTACAAAATGCAATTGGCGATTCCTGATTTAATGTCGTTCACCAGTGAAAGCCAATCAACACTGGACTTGTACGGCTTCAATGCAAAATACAAACCCACGCAAATCTATGCCGCAGAGTGCCTGTTAGCAAGAAGGCTTATCGAACGAGGAGTACGATTTGTCGAATTGACTTGCACCAGTGTTAACAGTGATCGCTGGGACCAACACAGTAACTTGAAACGTAATCATGAAAATAATGCCCGCGCGGTTGATCAACCCATCGCAGCTCTACTCAAAGATCTCAAACAAAGAGGGCTGTTGGAATCAACACTGGTTATCTGGGGAGGTGAGTTTGGTAGAACACCTTTTGCACAAGGGAAAAATGGACGTGATCATAATCCATTCGGCTTCACCATGTGGATGGCTGGAGGGGGAGTGAAAGGCGGTGTCACTTATGGGTCTACCGACGAATGGGGTTACAAAGTCGTCGAAAATCGTGTGGAAATCCACGATATCCACGCTACTATGTTGCACCTACTGGGGTTAGATCATACAAAATCGACCTTTCGCTTTGGTGGTCGTGACATGCGTCTGACCGACGTACACGGACACGTCATTCATGACGTCATAAGTTAA
- a CDS encoding DUF1501 domain-containing protein, whose amino-acid sequence MLTLLGHGQSKPSFCDGLTRRNFLQIGSLGFSGLTLPRILQAESNPANKKRQKSVIMIYLVGGPPHQDMIDLKPEAPKEIAGPWRPISTNVPGIEICEAFPRMAQLMDKMVLVRSIVGSQSGHDAIQCFNGHNPRKPKPQGGWPQFGSTVSKLQGAHVESAPPFISLCYPCTHGPYNEPGPGFLGLSESPFRPMGPTRHDMVLNGISLERLSDRKKLLQNIDNFKREADASGMMNSLDTFNEQAMGVLTSSQLAEALDLSKEDPKTVERYGTGDPTKFIDSNGAPRVPQSMLVARRLIEAGARVVTLNYSKWDWHGGKNNSIFKREAEDFPIFDQCVSALLEDLHQRGLDQDCTVAIWGEFGRTPKISTQVGRDHWPRVNSAILFGGGMKTGQVIGATDRLAGEAVDRPVTFPELFATLYHNVGIETEQTTIEDFSGRPQYLVEDHARPLPELVN is encoded by the coding sequence ATGCTGACATTATTAGGTCACGGCCAATCAAAACCCTCATTTTGTGATGGATTAACGCGGCGTAATTTCCTGCAAATTGGTAGTCTTGGCTTCTCTGGTCTGACTTTACCCCGCATCCTGCAGGCAGAATCGAACCCTGCCAACAAAAAACGTCAGAAATCTGTAATCATGATTTATCTGGTGGGTGGGCCACCACATCAGGACATGATTGATCTCAAACCAGAAGCCCCCAAAGAAATCGCAGGCCCCTGGCGTCCTATCTCTACCAATGTTCCTGGAATCGAAATCTGTGAAGCCTTTCCACGCATGGCTCAACTCATGGATAAAATGGTTCTAGTGCGTTCGATTGTGGGATCTCAAAGTGGTCATGATGCCATTCAGTGCTTCAACGGTCACAATCCCCGTAAACCTAAACCACAAGGCGGCTGGCCTCAATTCGGTTCGACTGTTTCGAAACTCCAGGGTGCACATGTGGAATCAGCACCTCCCTTCATCAGCCTCTGTTATCCTTGTACTCACGGTCCTTACAATGAACCCGGTCCCGGTTTCCTTGGTCTTTCTGAGTCCCCCTTCCGACCGATGGGGCCAACTCGGCATGACATGGTTCTGAATGGGATTTCTCTGGAACGGCTTTCTGATCGAAAAAAGCTACTTCAGAACATCGACAATTTCAAACGAGAGGCAGATGCTTCGGGCATGATGAACAGTCTGGATACATTTAACGAACAGGCCATGGGCGTTCTGACTTCTTCTCAACTGGCAGAAGCTCTGGACCTTTCCAAAGAAGATCCTAAAACCGTTGAACGTTATGGTACCGGGGACCCAACAAAATTCATCGACAGCAATGGCGCACCTCGTGTACCGCAAAGTATGCTTGTGGCACGAAGACTGATTGAAGCCGGTGCACGCGTTGTCACTTTGAATTATAGCAAATGGGACTGGCACGGCGGGAAAAACAATTCCATCTTTAAACGAGAAGCAGAAGACTTTCCGATATTCGACCAATGTGTGAGTGCGTTATTAGAAGATCTTCATCAAAGAGGTTTGGACCAGGATTGTACTGTCGCCATCTGGGGTGAATTTGGACGTACTCCCAAAATCAGTACACAAGTTGGTCGAGATCATTGGCCTCGAGTGAATTCTGCGATTCTCTTTGGAGGGGGCATGAAAACCGGTCAGGTCATTGGTGCGACTGACCGACTGGCTGGAGAAGCCGTTGATCGTCCTGTTACATTCCCGGAACTCTTTGCAACCCTCTATCATAATGTCGGTATCGAAACAGAGCAGACGACGATTGAAGATTTCAGTGGTCGTCCTCAATATCTGGTCGAAGATCATGCCAGACCCTTACCTGAATTAGTTAATTAG
- a CDS encoding HpcH/HpaI aldolase family protein, with translation MFENKIKTLLSQGDIALGVAMPDASEILAKLSVDTGIDFLWVDLEHRPYGVNEVKHIPEIARRKGCMPMIRVPGLDPIFFKKALDIGANTIMVPQINNADEARLAVQYAKYPPEGTRGVSPDWTMFMDFSFDDYLPHANEETAIVAQIESPEGIENIEEIAAVDGIDVLFAGPMDLSASLGIIGQIEHPKLLELLAEFPKRVATANKPAGITFGDLDRCRQAIDEGYRFVNIGTIATLGTNGIRAALPELRERARN, from the coding sequence ATGTTCGAAAATAAAATCAAAACGCTACTTTCTCAAGGAGATATTGCCTTGGGAGTGGCTATGCCGGACGCATCAGAAATTCTAGCCAAACTCTCCGTTGATACGGGCATCGACTTTTTGTGGGTCGATCTGGAGCATCGTCCTTATGGTGTAAATGAAGTCAAACATATCCCTGAGATCGCGCGCAGAAAGGGATGCATGCCTATGATTCGTGTTCCTGGCTTGGACCCCATTTTCTTCAAAAAAGCATTAGATATCGGAGCCAACACAATCATGGTGCCTCAGATCAATAATGCTGATGAAGCCCGACTAGCCGTTCAATATGCAAAGTATCCCCCCGAAGGAACACGGGGTGTATCTCCCGATTGGACGATGTTCATGGACTTTTCCTTTGACGATTATCTGCCACATGCTAACGAGGAAACAGCAATTGTCGCTCAAATCGAATCACCTGAGGGAATTGAAAATATCGAAGAAATCGCGGCTGTCGATGGTATTGATGTCCTCTTTGCTGGACCGATGGACCTTTCTGCTTCCCTGGGAATCATCGGTCAAATAGAACATCCAAAGCTTCTGGAATTATTGGCTGAGTTCCCCAAACGAGTTGCGACAGCAAATAAACCTGCGGGAATTACTTTTGGTGACCTGGACCGGTGCCGTCAGGCTATTGACGAAGGTTACCGATTCGTAAACATTGGTACTATTGCAACCTTGGGAACAAATGGAATTCGTGCGGCCCTGCCTGAATTGCGAGAGAGAGCCAGAAACTGA
- the guaA gene encoding glutamine-hydrolyzing GMP synthase: protein MTNPHVTEQDALSQSLINTKQEELILVLDFGSQTAQLITRRVREQNVFSQLARPNLSAERIKELNPKGIILSGGPASVYGENAPQADPEIFNLGIPILGICYGMQLVCDSQGGEVKGGASREFGRTPCTVNDHSNLFSGVPSHFVAWMSHGDQVENLSEQFSSLASTETCRFAAVKHHSKPLFGLQFHPEVTHTEFGGALLANFVQKVCGCKGTWKISNLIEQEVESIRDRVGDQRVICGLSGGVDSSVVAALLYRAIGSQLSCIFVDNGLLRKGEADEVSHRFGEHFKTDLHVVDARQLFLSELAGVSDPQEKRKIIGRLFIEVFQKEAASIENAHFLAQGTLYPDVIESGANHDGPAATIKLHHNVGGLPEKLGFELIEPLRELFKDEVREMGHELGLPDDLIYRHPFPGPGLAVRCLGEVTEERLNVLREADLIVIEELHKANLYRKTKQAFAVLLPIRSVGVMGDGRTYEDVAAIRAVETDDFMTANWSPLPHDVLERMSTRITNNVRGINRVVYDISSKPPSTIEWE, encoded by the coding sequence ATGACTAATCCCCATGTCACTGAGCAGGATGCTCTTTCTCAGAGTTTAATTAATACGAAACAAGAAGAACTCATTCTCGTCCTCGATTTTGGGTCTCAAACTGCCCAACTCATTACCAGGCGTGTACGTGAGCAAAATGTTTTCAGCCAACTGGCACGTCCCAATCTCTCAGCAGAGAGAATTAAAGAACTCAATCCGAAAGGAATTATCCTTTCTGGTGGTCCGGCGAGTGTTTATGGGGAAAATGCCCCACAGGCCGATCCCGAAATTTTTAATCTCGGAATTCCTATTCTCGGTATTTGTTATGGAATGCAACTCGTATGTGACTCGCAGGGGGGTGAAGTCAAAGGAGGCGCATCACGAGAATTCGGTCGAACACCTTGTACAGTGAATGACCACTCTAACTTATTCTCAGGTGTACCCTCTCATTTTGTTGCCTGGATGAGTCATGGGGATCAAGTTGAAAATCTAAGCGAACAATTTTCCTCTCTGGCCTCGACTGAAACTTGCCGATTTGCAGCAGTTAAACATCATAGTAAACCACTGTTTGGTCTCCAATTTCATCCAGAGGTAACTCATACTGAATTTGGTGGCGCGCTTCTGGCCAACTTTGTCCAAAAAGTGTGTGGGTGTAAGGGAACCTGGAAGATTTCTAATTTAATAGAGCAGGAAGTGGAATCCATCCGTGATCGGGTTGGTGATCAACGTGTCATATGTGGATTATCAGGAGGTGTGGATTCTTCGGTGGTTGCAGCGTTATTATATCGCGCAATCGGTTCTCAATTATCGTGTATCTTTGTTGATAATGGATTATTGAGAAAAGGGGAAGCCGATGAGGTTTCCCATCGTTTTGGAGAACACTTTAAAACCGATTTACACGTGGTAGATGCACGGCAATTATTCTTATCAGAATTAGCAGGTGTTTCTGATCCACAGGAAAAGCGGAAAATAATCGGCAGACTCTTCATTGAAGTTTTTCAAAAGGAAGCTGCATCCATTGAGAATGCTCACTTTCTCGCGCAAGGAACGCTTTATCCAGACGTGATCGAGTCTGGTGCCAATCATGATGGTCCTGCCGCGACAATTAAGTTGCATCATAATGTAGGTGGCTTACCTGAAAAACTGGGATTCGAATTGATTGAACCGTTGCGCGAACTATTTAAAGACGAAGTTCGGGAAATGGGGCATGAACTTGGATTACCAGACGATCTGATTTACCGACATCCCTTCCCTGGTCCTGGTTTAGCAGTGCGATGCCTGGGAGAAGTGACTGAAGAACGTTTGAATGTGCTGAGAGAAGCAGATTTGATTGTGATTGAAGAACTGCACAAGGCAAATCTGTATCGAAAGACCAAGCAGGCTTTTGCCGTCTTACTTCCAATTCGATCAGTCGGCGTGATGGGGGATGGGCGAACTTATGAGGATGTCGCAGCAATTCGCGCTGTCGAAACTGACGATTTCATGACTGCTAACTGGTCCCCTCTGCCTCATGATGTTCTGGAAAGAATGTCGACCCGGATAACGAATAATGTCAGGGGGATTAATCGTGTGGTTTATGACATCAGCTCAAAACCACCCAGTACGATTGAGTGGGAATAA
- a CDS encoding PSD1 and planctomycete cytochrome C domain-containing protein yields the protein MKHILRIISVLLLLVGFVSFSTRAEEPESQAESIPSFSAEQLEFFEKSIRPLLAEHCYQCHSGHAKRLEGGLRLDSRDLILKGGDSGPSVEFKKPHASLLLEAIRYESFEMPPDTRLKKEQIGLLTRWVEMGLPWPNEEPPVESGNAEIFDLKKRRAEHWVWQPIQDVSPPKVKNKSWSHHPVDHFILARLEENNLRPSHAADKRTIIRRLYYDLIGLPPAPEHIHSYLNDKSENATEKLVDQLLASPHFGERWARHWLDLMRYAESRGHEFDNDAPNAYQYRDYVIRALNADLPYDQFVTEHIAGDLVEHPRLHPNKKFNESVLATAFWYLGEWVHSPVDIRKDETDRFDNAIDVMTKSFLGMTVSCARCHDHKFDAISTKDYYALYGYLQSSNYHQVRFESMLHNQKIAQQAEQLYQQKQKFLKTKIKNAFAGEMKNFSTYYQTADLLVRQSSSNVDQEINRQASEKKLNASILKCWVQFLQSNQGKENSLTTTLFVDSGSKAPPAQFNSKTPTESGPDDRTIIDYGNCDPKDFITDGFTFGLAPQPRGTLVLDPSNQHIPLSLLLEGAARRDSLWDDIADTPSPKMNQKNKLRSFPRSGRTLRTPTFEVRGPVSYRVKGSCWVYACVDSHRMLFGPLHGSTLKKVSANAQHQPQWITHDLSRYKGHRIHLEFTALDKEPLEVYQVKHAAPHPEQSLTSVSLKTVKVQKAFETAFEEYFDSDQQPSAQTVSLLNWVLTHPELFSESGSKERQALSKEIEEYKKLREQLKHSIQTKSQTAMAIMDGSTENDHVLIRGSHQNPGPVIKRRFLEALDGKSPVNNSGSGRLQLAQAINDPANPLTHRVIVNRIWAHLFSRGIVPSVDNFGVLGERPSHPELLDFLALKFLREGRSIKQMIKYIVLTKTYQQSSQTTLDVSEVDPKNIYLHKMPLKRLEGEAIRDTLLEISGRIDLKMYGPSIPIHLTKFMDGRGKPPKNGPLDGNGRRSIYIQVRRNFLSPMMLAYDTPSPFSTMGRRNVSNVPAQALIMMNDPFVIQQSGLWGERVTKQLKQQTTDDRIRWMYESALSRLPTSEELSAARQFIIARTKQNSKSALVWAELGHVIFNLKEFIYVF from the coding sequence ATGAAACATATTCTTCGAATCATATCTGTTTTATTGCTTTTAGTTGGGTTCGTCAGTTTTTCAACCAGGGCTGAGGAACCAGAATCGCAAGCAGAATCTATTCCCTCGTTTTCTGCTGAACAGTTGGAATTCTTTGAAAAATCAATTCGTCCGTTGCTTGCTGAACACTGCTACCAATGCCATAGCGGCCACGCCAAACGACTGGAAGGTGGACTTCGGTTAGACTCGCGCGACCTGATTCTAAAAGGTGGCGATTCAGGGCCTTCTGTTGAATTCAAAAAACCGCACGCGAGTCTTCTTCTGGAAGCCATACGCTATGAATCATTCGAGATGCCTCCTGATACCAGACTTAAGAAAGAACAAATCGGGCTTTTAACACGCTGGGTTGAAATGGGACTCCCCTGGCCCAACGAAGAACCACCGGTCGAATCTGGAAACGCAGAAATTTTTGATCTAAAAAAACGACGAGCCGAACATTGGGTATGGCAGCCGATCCAAGATGTATCTCCTCCTAAAGTGAAAAATAAAAGCTGGTCTCATCACCCCGTTGATCATTTTATCCTGGCAAGGCTTGAAGAAAATAATTTGAGGCCCAGCCATGCTGCCGACAAACGGACAATTATTCGCCGATTATATTATGACTTAATTGGACTCCCCCCTGCTCCAGAACATATCCACTCTTATCTGAATGACAAATCTGAAAATGCAACAGAAAAGTTAGTCGATCAACTTCTGGCTTCTCCCCATTTCGGAGAACGCTGGGCACGACACTGGCTGGACTTGATGCGGTATGCGGAATCTCGGGGTCACGAATTTGATAATGATGCGCCGAATGCTTACCAATATCGCGACTATGTCATCCGGGCTTTGAACGCCGATCTCCCTTACGATCAATTCGTGACAGAGCATATTGCCGGTGACTTAGTGGAACATCCCCGTCTCCATCCAAATAAAAAATTCAACGAATCCGTGCTGGCAACGGCGTTTTGGTATTTGGGTGAATGGGTCCACTCTCCCGTCGATATTCGTAAGGATGAAACGGACCGATTTGACAATGCAATCGATGTCATGACCAAATCATTTCTTGGTATGACTGTTTCCTGTGCACGCTGTCACGATCACAAGTTTGATGCAATCTCAACCAAAGACTATTACGCTCTGTATGGATACTTGCAAAGCAGCAATTATCATCAGGTACGCTTTGAGTCGATGCTACACAATCAAAAAATTGCACAGCAGGCAGAACAACTTTATCAACAGAAACAAAAATTTCTGAAGACTAAAATAAAAAATGCGTTCGCTGGTGAGATGAAAAACTTCTCAACTTATTATCAGACTGCCGATTTACTTGTTCGCCAAAGTTCATCAAATGTTGATCAAGAAATCAACCGGCAAGCTTCAGAGAAAAAACTGAATGCCTCGATTCTCAAATGCTGGGTTCAATTTTTGCAGAGCAACCAAGGCAAAGAGAACAGCCTGACCACGACACTTTTTGTGGATTCTGGTTCAAAAGCCCCTCCCGCACAGTTCAATTCAAAGACACCTACAGAGTCCGGGCCTGATGACAGAACCATCATTGATTATGGCAATTGCGATCCAAAAGATTTTATTACTGATGGGTTTACCTTTGGCCTTGCACCACAACCACGGGGGACTCTGGTTTTGGATCCATCCAATCAACACATCCCACTTAGTTTGCTTTTAGAAGGTGCCGCCAGGCGAGACTCCCTCTGGGATGACATTGCTGATACTCCCTCACCAAAGATGAATCAAAAAAACAAACTGCGATCCTTCCCTCGTTCGGGTCGCACTTTACGGACTCCCACCTTCGAAGTGCGCGGACCGGTCTCCTACAGAGTGAAAGGAAGTTGCTGGGTTTACGCTTGTGTAGACTCGCATCGTATGTTGTTTGGCCCGCTGCATGGTTCGACATTGAAAAAAGTTTCTGCCAATGCCCAACATCAGCCGCAATGGATCACTCATGATTTATCAAGATACAAAGGGCACCGTATTCACCTGGAATTCACTGCTTTGGATAAAGAACCACTGGAAGTCTATCAGGTAAAACACGCGGCACCGCATCCCGAACAATCTTTAACCTCAGTCAGCCTGAAGACCGTCAAAGTACAAAAAGCGTTCGAAACTGCTTTTGAAGAATATTTTGACAGTGACCAGCAACCCAGTGCACAAACCGTTTCGCTTCTTAACTGGGTACTCACTCACCCGGAATTATTCTCAGAATCGGGAAGTAAAGAACGACAGGCACTTTCTAAGGAAATAGAAGAATACAAAAAACTACGCGAACAACTAAAGCATTCTATCCAAACAAAGTCACAAACTGCGATGGCGATAATGGATGGCAGTACTGAAAATGACCATGTCCTGATCAGAGGCAGCCACCAGAATCCCGGACCCGTAATCAAACGTCGGTTTCTGGAAGCGCTCGATGGTAAGTCACCGGTGAATAATTCGGGGAGCGGACGACTCCAGTTAGCACAAGCCATTAATGATCCTGCTAATCCTTTAACCCATCGCGTAATTGTAAATCGTATTTGGGCACATCTATTTAGTCGTGGGATTGTTCCCAGCGTCGATAATTTTGGTGTTTTGGGAGAACGCCCTTCACACCCTGAACTATTAGATTTTCTCGCTCTCAAATTCTTAAGAGAGGGGCGTTCTATCAAGCAAATGATCAAGTACATCGTGCTGACAAAGACCTATCAACAGTCCAGTCAGACAACATTGGATGTGTCAGAAGTCGATCCCAAAAATATATACCTCCATAAAATGCCCTTAAAGCGTCTGGAGGGTGAAGCAATCCGTGATACTCTGTTAGAGATTTCGGGAAGGATCGATTTAAAAATGTATGGCCCATCCATTCCAATTCATCTGACCAAATTTATGGATGGACGTGGTAAACCACCTAAAAACGGTCCACTGGACGGCAACGGTAGACGATCCATCTATATCCAGGTCCGCCGTAACTTTCTCTCTCCCATGATGTTGGCCTATGACACTCCCAGCCCCTTCAGCACTATGGGACGTCGTAATGTATCCAATGTTCCTGCGCAAGCCCTGATTATGATGAATGATCCATTCGTGATTCAACAGTCTGGGCTTTGGGGAGAACGTGTAACCAAACAATTGAAACAGCAAACAACCGATGACAGAATTCGCTGGATGTATGAATCGGCATTAAGTCGGCTTCCAACCTCAGAAGAATTATCGGCAGCGCGTCAATTTATTATCGCACGTACCAAACAAAATTCTAAATCAGCCCTTGTTTGGGCAGAGTTAGGACATGTTATTTTTAATCTTAAAGAGTTTATATACGTTTTTTAG